The nucleotide window CCCTCATTCTCGAAATCAAAAATGAGGGATATTTGTTGTTTATCCTATACGAACCCAAATAAATAAAATGGATTCACAATTTCCCATAAAACAAAGTTTCACTAAAGAAAGTCTGAAGAAACAATTCAGGTTATCTGAATTCCTAGCCGAAAAAGTGATAACATCGATTGCTTTTTTGTCGATTGCGACTATTTTTCTGATTTTTATTTTTGTTTTCAAAGAGTCAATGCCATTGTTCCGTTTTGGGAATAATGATAAAACGAAAACCGAAATTCAGGCTTCAAATGTTGGCAAACCAGAATCGTACGGAGCATCTTCAGAAGAGTTGAAGCCGGAGTCATATGGTGCCGAAACAACAGAGGAGTTAAAACCGGAGACTTATGGTTCTGAGCCCGCGCCACAAGATGATTTGAAACCAGAAAGTTACGGAGACACTCCAAAAGAAGACTTGACTGTACCGGTGGAAGATGAAACAAATGCCGTTTCCCAAAATAGCGAAGAGTCTGGTAAAACCTGGAATACCTTTGTTAGTACAGAGTGGGTTCCGGTTTCGGATAATCCACGATACGGTTTGATTGGTTTGTTGATAGGAACCTTGAAGGTGACCATTATCGCAATGCTGATTGCTGGTCCATTGGCGGTATTGGCCGCATTATATACTTCTTGTTTTGCTTCCAAAAAAAACAAAGAAATTATAAAACCGATTATCGAAATGCTGGCTGCTTTTCCATCGGTGGTTATTGGTTTTTTTGCTTTGATGGTTTTGGCTAGTTTTTTTCAGAATGTGTTCGGGTATGATTCCCGATTAAATGCTTTTATCGGTGGGATAGCAATGGC belongs to Flavobacterium gilvum and includes:
- the pstC gene encoding phosphate ABC transporter permease subunit PstC, producing MDSQFPIKQSFTKESLKKQFRLSEFLAEKVITSIAFLSIATIFLIFIFVFKESMPLFRFGNNDKTKTEIQASNVGKPESYGASSEELKPESYGAETTEELKPETYGSEPAPQDDLKPESYGDTPKEDLTVPVEDETNAVSQNSEESGKTWNTFVSTEWVPVSDNPRYGLIGLLIGTLKVTIIAMLIAGPLAVLAALYTSCFASKKNKEIIKPIIEMLAAFPSVVIGFFALMVLASFFQNVFGYDSRLNAFIGGIAMALAAIPIIYTISEDALASVPKTYTEASLALGASKWQTAFFVVLPAATPGIFAALLLGIGRIFGETMIALMATGNAALLSANPFESVRTFAATIGSEMAETVFGETHYSVLFFIGSLLFVFSFALNAIAEFYVKGKLLKKFQGK